One Williamsia sp. DF01-3 genomic region harbors:
- a CDS encoding TetR/AcrR family transcriptional regulator → MSGHTRAARRDATRRAIVDAAYQCLVTAGYQSVRTRAVAEMAGVAQGTVTYHFPTRAHLLEAASVSVLDRADVTNRLGAIGQPDAPIDLGHLTGLWDLFTTKEALAGLQLWLDSWREPSLIPTVKLLDRLVYTAVADAFGIDLRTATPEAVAFLECLLSSARGMLVSIPVHGLSTMDRRWRAVAGTLLLPMAQNAGLRALSRAPALSNS, encoded by the coding sequence GTGAGTGGGCACACGCGCGCCGCTCGGCGCGATGCAACGCGACGGGCCATCGTCGACGCGGCGTATCAATGTCTGGTCACCGCTGGATATCAATCAGTTCGGACGCGGGCAGTGGCCGAGATGGCCGGCGTGGCGCAAGGCACAGTGACCTATCACTTTCCCACCCGAGCGCACCTACTCGAGGCCGCTTCTGTCAGCGTCCTCGACCGCGCGGACGTCACCAATCGCCTCGGTGCCATCGGTCAACCCGATGCGCCGATCGATCTCGGGCATCTCACCGGACTGTGGGACCTGTTCACCACGAAAGAAGCACTGGCCGGGTTGCAGTTGTGGCTTGACTCCTGGCGCGAACCGTCGTTGATCCCGACCGTCAAGCTGCTCGACCGGCTCGTGTACACCGCCGTGGCCGACGCCTTCGGCATCGATCTGCGCACTGCCACCCCCGAGGCCGTCGCTTTCCTCGAGTGCCTTCTGTCCTCGGCCCGCGGAATGCTGGTATCAATACCGGTCCACGGGTTATCGACGATGGACCGCCGCTGGCGTGCCGTTGCCGGTACTTTGTTGCTACCCATGGCACAGAACGCGGGTCTGCGCGCCCTCAGCCGCGCCCCCGCGCTCTCCAATTCCTGA